A window of Mercenaria mercenaria strain notata chromosome 16, MADL_Memer_1, whole genome shotgun sequence contains these coding sequences:
- the LOC123539831 gene encoding uncharacterized protein LOC123539831, with product MCESGAISTTCTPLEVPHPNEYNHRHVYELDARHPSMDDIKMKLHAEFLGETLLLLHKLDLDFCKKDTLLLGAIPNADERNITWYLLTDKNIPSRSCELSGNCIRSVTSSGGFVTMHKTKLIPGANYYICASSNRTVVHRELFDDILEEINECGNGFLIDDAPPIAGQVKVINQNQGFMSSQNEMVISWKGFKDRLSLSHSNFSSPVYSYNYAIGTTPGSIDVLPFSSAGLSHSIEVRGLHLQNGVKYYATVRAMDHVNLSAEAISAAVDVDFTPPDVGTITVGGALRHKYIMATEHLNVYWKGFEDKESGIRHYYLGIGDQPDTDNILPFRIITEQYADLSRNEFQDGFKYYAVLKVMNKAGQWTTVSSDPFILDSSPPQRGVVRDGSSVQSSDVDYQNFTSSLTCHWEAFDDPHSGIQFYRVGLGTDPEQFDTYMLTEVGLRTEITWRTHLKAGEKYFATVEACNGATLCTRQHSDGIILDDSPPIQGHIHVGISGKHENYQSHRNSISAHWVGFEDPQSDIHHFEWCVTLHRNTCDIFPFANILLSQSGFKTQLNLPLGQNIFIRIKAYNNVGMYTEATSDSFKVDNSHPVLVKRPKFVLKNMQISHQDQTQWENSLVRLEWKFSDPDSPIVKHVVRLNTHHDGKVREEITQLGNEDKVTVQMSEHDLLLNGDRYWATVTACNAAGICTNSTSEDLLIDSSPPHLGGFQPPMTWVNEGNVSRIYLSWYGFSDVESNIVNYMITVSRHYSGSELSNGVVEILPKNKTVESSYILLHNTISEEDTFILSIWAVNGVGLRSEIGKVTVTAVQTDTKGSKGILKLQKHSCVTYYCNRDCTCAVVGEKCEQHVKNLTCVTAENKPEYQNIRVLVGMLKNHQAVTASSSCISAHWILEKNETKVPIQRFEWSIGTDKPGGGIFEGPLAKKWFDVDLQTNLTFCMPANRQLVNGENYTIYIKAWYSERESHMFSSPPVTIDTTPPDIVRGKYVYVSTDDCVTDVYFITNTTSIHVCWRKVFKDRISGILKNFVMAGTSPYGDDLIPVTDYGLAEKAEFNDLPISPGTKYYFTIRVLNSVGLMTSLASDGIVLDEEPPFEGVVFNTDHHKNVKFQASLSIIGVSWHGFVDHHSHIHHYSVFVTEVATGRVVQFDENVGIRTSITLNNTNLHHGESYKVSVQASDAAGYATSVIDSETVTVDSTAPQSFTCRAFTGTSQQSNLTFGSNDISFTSVLSKDRFYKLKVGLESLDYFSSVQISIGHHMMVLQMSENADHSKETEMSFLSPYNDSTDFTINFNDPVKSNDIRIRLLECSDIDLEATVSPIDVMQFSHSQISVCSRILDLESGVRSIEVGVGTVEGGFQVHPLTPVPLENHVVIEHNSPHGTKLYVTAIARNHAGLWTAFGSNEIVVDHTPPRIFNIKAKMKLYQFENTTEERTAHVTISGNIQDKESGIKTCTCNIEL from the exons ATGTGTGAGTCTGGAGCAATATCAACGACGTGTACACCGCTAGAAGTTCCTCATCCTAACGAATATAATCACAGGCATGTGTATGAACTGGATGCCAGACATCCCAGTATGGATGACATAAAAATGAAGCTGCATGCAGAATTTCTAGGAGAAACCTTACTGTTGTTACATAAATTAGACCTTGACTTCTGTAAAAAGGACACGCTGCTTCTCGGTGCTATTCCAAATGCagatgaaagaaatataacatGGTACCTACTGACAGACAAGAACATTCCGTCAAGGTCCTGTGAGTTGTCGGGAAATTGTATAAGGTCTGTCACATCATCTGGAGGATTTGTAACAATGCATAAGACCAAACTGATTCCAGGAGCTAATTATTACATATGTGCAAGTTCAAATAGAACCGTCGTCCATCGCGAACTCTTCGACGACATTCTGGAGGAAATAAACGAATGCGGGAATGGATTTCTAATCGACGATGCTCCTCCCATTGCTGGTCAGGTCAAAGTCATTAATCAGAACCAGGGATTTATGTCCAGTCAAAATGAAATGGTCATTTCCTGGAAAGGATTTAAAGACAGACTTTCGTTGTCACATTCGAATTTTTCATCTCCAGTTTATTCATACAACTATGCAATAG GAACAACACCTGGAAGCATTGATGTTCTGCCATTTAGCAGTGCTGGTCTCTCTCATTCTATAGAAGTCAGAGGCTTACATTTACAAAATGGTGTAAAGTATTATGCAACAGTGCGAG CCATGGACCATGTAAATCTATCCGCCGAGGCCATTTCTGCTGCTGTAGATGTAGATTTTACACCTCCTGATGTAGGTACAATTACTGTTGGCGGTGCTTtgagacataaatatataatgGCAACGGAACATCTGAATGTCTACTGGAAAGGGTTCGAAGACAAAGAAAGTGGAATCAGACATTATTATTTGGGAATTGGTGATCAGCCAGATACTGATAATATACTTCCATTTAGAATAATAACAGAGCAGTATGCAGACCTATCTAGAAATGAGTTTCAGGACGGATTTAAATACTATGCTGTTTTAAAG GTTATGAACAAAGCTGGACAATGGACAACGGTATCTTCAGATCCATTTATATTAGATTCATCTCCACCCCAGAGAGGAGTGGTCAGAGATGGCAGCAGTGTACAGTCA AGTGATGTCGattaccaaaattttacaagCTCTCTGACTTGTCATTGGGAAGCGTTTGATGACCCTCATTCTGGAATTCAGTTTTACCGGGTTGGGCTTGGGACAGATCCAGAACAATTTGATACGTACATGTTAACTGAAGTCGGattgagaacag AGATAACTTGGAGAACCCACTTAAAAGCAGGTGAAAAGTACTTTGCAACAGTTGAAGCATGTAACGGTGCCACATTATGCACGCGGCAGCATTCCGACGGTATTATATTAGATGATTCTCCACCAATACAGGGTCATATACATGTTGGCATCAGTGGAAAACACGAGAACTATCAAAGTCATAG aaACAGCATTTCTGCACATTGGGTTGGTTTTGAGGACCCACAATCAGATATTCATCACTTTGAATGGTGCGTTACATTGCATAGGAACACGTGTGATATATTTCCGTTTGCAAATATACTTTTATCGCAGTCTGGGTTCAAGACACAACTAAATCTTCCTCTTgggcaaaatatatttattagaaTAAAGGCCTATAATAATGTTGGAATGTACACGGAGGCTACATCGGACAGCTTTAAAGTAGACAACTCACACCCAGTCCTGGTAAAAAGGCCCAAGTTTGTTCTGAAAAATATGCAGATTTCCCATCAAGATCAAACACAATGGGAAAATTCATTAGTTCGTCTGGAGTGGAAATTCTCTGATCCAGACAGCCCAATTGTTAAACATGTTGTCCGGCTGAATACGCATCATGACGGGAAGGTCCGAGAAGAAATCACTCAACTAGGCAATGAGGACAAAGTTACTGTTCAAATGTCGGAACATGACCTGCTATTAAATGGAGATAGGTACTGGGCTACGGTTACGGCTTGTAATGCTGCAGGCATTTGTACAAATTCAACGTCCGAAGATTTGCTAATAGATTCTTCTCCACCACATCTAGGGGGATTTCAACCTCCAATGACATGGGTAAATGAAGGTAACGTAAGTCGTATATATTTATCATGGTACGGATTCAGTGACGTTGAATCAAATATAGTAAATTATATGATTACTGTAAGTAGACATTACAGCGGTTCAGAATTATCAAATGGGGTCGTGGAAATTTTACCAAAGAACAAAACGGTGGAAAGTTCATACATTTTGTTGCACAATACCATTTCCGAAGAAGATACTTTCATTTTGTCCATCTGGGCAGTCAACGGTGTAGGTCTTCGCAGTGAAATCGGAAAGGTAACGGTAACTGCCGTCCAGACTGATACAAAAGGTAGCAAAGGTATTCTTAAATTACAGAAACATTCTTGTGTTACTTACTACTGCAACCGTGATTGCACCTGTGCAGTAGTTGGAGAGAAATGTGAGCAGCATGTCAAAAATCTTACTTGTGTAACAGCGGAAAATAAACCCGAATACCAAAATATTCGAGTCCTTGTCGGAATGCTTAAGAATCACCAAGCAGTAACAGCTTCTTCATCTTGTATATCAGCTCACTGGATATTGGAGAAAAACGAAACAAAAGTACCTATTCAGAGATTTGAATGGAGCATAGGGACTGATAAGCCTGGCGGTGGAATATTTGAAGGACCATTGGCTAAAAAATGGTTTGACGTTGATTTGCAAACTAACTTAACATTTTGCATGCCAGCAAATCGGCAACTGGTCAATGGGGAGAACTACACAATATACATAAAGGCTTGGTACTCGGAAAGGGAGTCACATATGTTCTCTTCACCTCCTGTAACGATAGATACGACGCCTCCTGATATTGTTCGAGGAAAATATGTATATGTGTCAACCGATGATTGTGTAACAGACGTTTATTTCATCACAAACACCACTTCTATTCACGTGTGTTGGCGAAAGGTCTTCAAAGATAGAATAAGTGGCATACTAAAAAACTTTGTAATGGCTGGAACGTCTCCGTATG GAGACGACTTAATCCCAGTTACTGACTACGGATTGGCAGAAAAAGCAGAATTTAATGATTTACCGATAAGTCCCGGTACGAAATATTACTTCACTATCCGTGTCCTGAACTCTGTTGGTCTTATGACCTCTTTGGCATCCGATGGAATCGTTCTTGACGAAGAACCGCCATTTGAGGGTGTTGTATTCAATACAGACCATCATAAAAACGTTAAGTTCCAAGCTTCTTTGTCCATTATCGGTGTTTCCTGGCACGGATTTGTCGACCATCATTCCCATATTCATCATTATTCGGTTTTTGTCACTGAAGTTGCAACAGGGCGAGTAGTTCAATTTGACGAAAATGTTGGAATCAGAACATCCATTACCTTGAATAACACAAATCTTCACCACGGCGAAAGCTACAAGGTATCAGTTCAGGCTTCCGATGCAGCGGGATATGCAACTTCTGTCATCGATTCTGAAACAGTCACTGTTGATTCAACTGCTCCGCAATCTTTTACATGTAGAGCGTTCACTGGCACTAGTCAGCAAAGTAATCTAACATTTGGATCCAATGACATTTCCTTTACAAGCGTTTTAAGCAAAGATAGATTTTATAAGTTAAAAGTGGGACTTGAAAGTTTGGACTATTTCTCTTCAGTGCAGATTTCCATTGGTCATCACATGATGGTACTACAAATGTCTGAGAACGCTGACCACTCGAAGGAAACAGAGATGTCTTTCTTGTCTCCATATAATGACTCTACTGATTTTACAATCAATTTCAATGATCCAGTAAAAAGTAACGATATTAGGATTCGATTGCTAGAGTGTTCCGATATTGACCTAGAAGCTACAGTCTCTCCTATCGATGTGATGCAGTTCAGTCACTCGCAGATATCGGTTTGTTCTCGTATTCTAGACCTTGAAAGTGGCGTCAGGTCAATTGAGGTTGGGGTAGGAACAGTTGAAGGTGGATTCCAGGTTCATCCCTTAACGCCAGTCCCTCTTGAGAATCATGTCGTTATAGAGCACAATTCCCCACATGGAACAAAACTGTACGTTACTGCTATTGCTCGTAATCACGCTGGTCTGTGGACCGCATTTGGGAGTAACGAAATCGTCGTTGACCACACACCGCCACGAATATTCAACATTAAAGCCAAAATGAAGCTATACCAATTTGAGAATACTACCGAGGAAAGGACTGCGCATGTGACGATAAGTGGAAACATTCAAGACAAAGAATCTGGAATAAAAACGTGTACTTGCAATATAG aattataa